The DNA segment CTCTAAGTCCAAAATACCAAACTGTGAAGCTTAATATGGCAGTTTGACGGAGTAAAACACATTGTTGGAACGGGAAGGCTCAATGCCTGTCTGAAAAATAATCGCAATTTTCTACAACACAGGAACAAAGCATGAAACTTTTCAAAACCAGCAGTTTGGTTTCCGTAATCAACGCATCTGACTTTCAAACCTCATTGGGGTGGTATCAAACATGGTTGGGCGAGCCGGATGTGGTGCCGATGGAAAATATGGCGGAATGGCGTATTGCCGATAATGCGTGGCTGCAGCTAACAGACTCCGGTGCGATTGCTGCGGCAGAAGTGATTATCGGCGTGGACGATATCGCCGCCTGCCGCAAAGCGTTGCTTGGAGCCGGTATTGAAGCCGGAGACATTAACGATTGGGAAGTGGTGCTGACTTGCGGCATTACCGACCCCGACAACCATAAAATCTTTTTTGCGCAAGCTGTGGGCTAAGATGCCGTCTGAACATAACTTATGAAAATCATCTCAAACAAAAAATCAGGCAGATTGGAATATCTGCCTGATCATTTGAAACAGGTGAATCAGCGTTCAACCCAATCGCCTTTAATCGGGCGTGCATAATAAGCGAGCACGGCAATCATGCACACTTCGATAGACACCGACCAATACACATGGCCGAGAATTTCGCTGATGTGTTCCGCCGCATTGAGGTTCCACGCCCAACCCGTTGCGCCGTCGGCATAGGCGGGATTACGGAAACCGAACATGGGAATCAGCAGCCAGTGCATGACAACGGTAATGATGATGCCGTAAAACGCGCCATACCACAGGCGGATTTTCGGCCAATAAGCCGAAACCCACACATACACAAAAGCAAACACAAAACTAAACAGCCAGTGGTAAAGCGTTACCGCACCCAACACGCTGTTGCCTTGATACATATAATCAAGAGAGTGCTGGTTGAAGCCGAGCCAACCCAGCCATGCGTCGATATTGGCACCCGGTGGAGAAATTTCTCCCGGCATACGCGGCGGCATATTCACTTCGGAACCCCATTTCACCAGCGAGCTGAAAAAACCGCCGATGAGGGTAGTCCACAGAATCACTTTACGGTTGACCTCAGAAGAGCAGAGTGTGCGGGCCATGTTTTCTTCCTTTCCTTGAGTAGGTTAGACGTAAAACAGCGCGAAAGCGGCAACATGCAAAATGCAGCCGTCTGCTCAACAAGACGGCAAAAGCCGTTATTTAGTTTCTGTGAAGAAGCGGTAAGCTGATGATATTTGTTTTATATCAATATCACTAAACGATTGATTGAAATATTCTTTCAATGAAGATTGGATGGAAACACGCAGGCAGCCGGTTTTTCAGACGGCCTCAATATAGCATGCCTGCCGAAACCTTTAAAGAAAGCCTTTATGAATATCAGCTTGAAACATTTTTACGTCAGTGTGGCATCGGCTTTGATGCTCGCCGCCTGCAAAAGCACCGTTGTGCCGCTCGACAGCAAAATCGACATTCCGCAAGCCTTTAGCCAAGCGGAAGCGGCGCGCGGTAGCGCGGAAATCGGCCGTTGGTGGCAGCATTGGAACGACCCCGTACTCAGCCGCTTAATCGAACAAGGTTTGCAGCAAAACCACGATATCCAAATCGCCCGCAGCCGTTTGAACGAAGCGCGCGCCATTGAGCGCTTGGCCGATGCCGACAAAGGCCCGACGGTCGGCGCGGGCGCGGAAGCATCGCGTCTCAACGCCCGCATCAGCAACCCGCTGAGCGACGAAGAGCGCGCCTTGTTGGGCAGGATTCCGCAGGCTGCCGATTTGGCGGGCGAGCATTTCACGTTGAAAGGCAACAGTCTTACGGGCGGTTTTTCCGCATCGTGGGAGCCGGATATTTTCGGGCAGAAACGCAGCGATGCCGATGCCGCCGCTTATGCCGCACTCGGCAGGCAGGAAGAAGTGTACGGCACGCAAGTGCTGATCGGCGGCGAAATTGCCGAGTATTATCTGCAAGCCCGCGCCACCCAAGCGCGTCTGAAATCGGTAAACCGCAGTATCGCCACCATGGAGCGGCTGGCAAAATATGTGCAAGGCCGTTTCAAAGCAGGCCACGTTACCGCTTATGAAGTGGACGAAGTGGCTACCCAACTCACTGCTTTACGCGCCAAACACAGCACCATCGAATCGGAATACGCCGCCCATGTGCGCAGCATCGCCGTGCTTACCGGCCAAACCCCGCAAACATTTTCCCTGCCCGAAAGCAGCGTCAACATCTTAAGCACGCAACCCGCCGCACCGAGCGGCCAAACCCCGCAAGGGCTGCTTGAGCGCCGCCCCGACATCCGCGCCCATGCCGCGCAAGTGAACGCCTACGCCGCCAAGCTCGCCAGCGCCAAAGCCGATTTATTGCCGCGGTTTTCCATCGAGTTTTTGGGCAGAGGCACCATCAGCATCGACAGCGACAGCGGTTTAAAAGGCTGGGGCAGCTTAATCAAAGCAGGCATCAAAGTGCCGATTTTCACCAACGGGCGCATCAAAGCCAATATCGCCGCCGCCGATGCACGGCTTCAGACGGCCTTATTGCAATACGACCAAAACATCCTCAAAGCCCTCGGCGAAGTGGACAGCGCATATCAGGCACACAGCGCACTCACCCGCCAAAACGCTTTGCTGATTACCGCACACAAACAGGCGGCAAAACAGGCGGGCGATGCGGAAAAACTGTTTCAATACGGTCATAAAACGCTCGATAACGCCCTCACCGCACGCCTGAACGAAGAAGCGATGCAGGAAAACCTGATTCAATCGCAACTGGCGCGCGCACGGATGCTCATCGGTTTATATAAGGCTTTGGGCGGCGGTTGGGAGCAGGGCGGGTATAGTCAATCCACTTAAAAATAGGACATACGTCATACTCGGGCTTGACCCGAGTATCTCCCAAACTTGCTGAAACTCAAGATGCTCAAGTCAAACCCGATAAGTGGATTGACTATATAACAGTTGCTGCTGTTTCCCGCCTGATGTGAGAAGCAGTTTGATGAGAGAAAAAAAAAAAATAGGGGCTGACGTAGATTAGCAGTCATGATAGGCTGCCAAAATGAAGATAACCCACTGTAAGTTAAAGAAGAGTCTGCAAAGAAAACTGCTTGAATATTTTGTATTGGAAGTAACCGCACGTTCTGCTGCCGATATCTTGGGTATTCAGCCCAATACGGCTATTCTCTTCTACCGTAAAATCCGTCTTGTTATCAGCCATCATTTGGCTTTGGAAGCAGATCAGGTTTTTGAGGGCACTATAGAATTGGATGAGAGCTATTTCGGCGGTAAGCGTAAAGGAAAGCGCGGTAGGGGAGCAGCAGGTAAAGTGGTGGTTTTCGGTATCCTTAAACGTGGAGGTAAGGTTTATACGGTTGTAGTGAATAATGCCCGAAAGGAAAGTTTATTTCCTGTTATTACAAGGAAAATTACACCTGATAGCGTAGTTTATACGGACTGCCTGAGCAGTTACGACGTGTTGGATGTCAGCGGTTTTCACCATCACAGGATTAATCACAGCAAAAAGTTTGCCGACCGACACAACCATATCAACGGCATTGAGAATTTTTGGAATCAGGCGAAACGTGTCTTGCGCAAATACAACGGAATCGACCGAAAATCTTTTCCTCTGTTCTTGAAAGAATGTGAGTTTCGTTTTAACTTCGGGACACCAAAGCAGCAGTTAAAAACTTTGCGGCTTTGGTGTGGTGTTTAGGGCTAATCTACTTCAGCCCCAAAAAATATTGTAAAAATCAGTTGATCGGTTGATAAACGGCCGGGATTTTATATGTGATGCCGTCTGAAATTACTTTTGGCAATTCGGGCAATAAAACGTACCGCGTTGGCCGATGGTTTCTTTCATAATCAAACCGCCGCACCTTACGCAAGCTTGGTTGTGGCGGCCGTAAACCGTGTATTCCTGCTGGAAGTAACCGCTTTTGCCTTCACTGTCGACAAAATCGCGCAGCGTGCTGCCGCCGGTTTCGATGGCCCGCATCAGCACCGCCCGTATGTTATCCACCAGCTTGACGCATTCTTCTTCAGACACTCGGTTGGCTGGGCGTTTGGGCGAAATGCCTGATTTGAAAAGGCTTTCGTTTGCATAAATATTACCCACGCCTACCACCACGGCATTGTCCATCAAGGCCAGTTTCACGGCGCGTTTTTGCGTACTCAGTTTTGCGTGCAGATAAGCAGCATCGAATCCGCTTTCCAACGGCTCGGGCCCGAGCGATGCCAATAACGGATGGTGCTCCGCGGCTCCGGCAAACCATACGACCATACCGAAACGGCGCGGGTCGTGATAGCGAAGAACCGTGCCGTTTTCAAACCTGATATCCACATGATCATGCTTGCCCGCATGTTCGATAAGGGGATGTTCCGCCGTGAAAATACGCAAACTGCCCGACATACCCAAGTGAATCAGCAATATGCCTGCGGGAAAATGAATCAGCAAATATTTTGCACGCCGGGTGCAGCTTAATACTTTTTGCGCATGCAGAATACCGGCCAAATCAGGCGTTACCGGCAAACGCAGTTTGGCTTGGCGCACCACAACATCGGCAACGGTTTGGTTTTCGATATGGGAGCGGATGCCGCGCAGCGTGGTTTCGACTTCGGGTAATTCAGGCATGGCAGGCTTTCATAAAAGAAGCGGTTGACGGGGATGAAGAATCATATTTAAAGCAAACAAAAGTTTGCAGGCCGTCTGAAAAAATCATTCATGCTGTTTTCAGACGGCCCGTTATCGGTTAATACGGTTTATTTCCACACCAGCAAAGCATGATTACGCTTGCCGCGGCGGATAATGGTGTATTTGCCGAAACGTTTGTGTTCGTCGGTAATCAGGTAGGCATCATCGGGTTTTTCTGCGGCGTGTTCGGGATTGTTGAACGCAGCCGTTTCGCCGTTGAGCAAAACCGCTTTGTTTTTCACAAACTCGCGCGCTTCTTTGTTTGACTTGGCCAAACCCGCAGTAATCAAGGCTTCCACCACATTCAGACGGCCTGATACCTCAAACGCGGGCAAGCCGTCTAAAGCGAGCTGTGCGTAGTCGCTTTCCGTGAGGCTGCTTTCGTCGCCGGAAAACAGGCTTTCCGAAATGCGTTGCGCCGCTTCCAACGCCGCTTCGCCGTGAATCAGGTGGGTCATTTCTTCCGCCAGAATACGCTGCGCTTCCGGCTTCACGCCGCTGGCTTTGTCTTTCGCTTCGATGGCATCAATTTCTTCAACCGATAAGAACGTAAAGTATTTCAAGAATTTATACACATCGGCATCGGCTACTTTCAGCCAGAATTGGTAAAACTGATAGGGCGAAGTTTTTTGCGCATCCAACCACACCGCACCACCTTCGGTTTTGCCGAATTTCGTGCCGTCCGATTTCGTTACCAGCGGCAAAGTCAGGCCGTAAACGGTGGCTTTGTTTAAGCGGCGGCATAAGTCGATACCGCCGGTGATGTTGCCCCATTGGTCGGAACCGCCGATTTGCAGCACGGTTCCGTGGCGTTTGTTCAACTCGGCAAAGTCATAGCCTTGCAGTAACGCATAGGCAAATTCGGTGAACGAAATGCCCACATCGTCGCGCTCGATGCGCTGTTTCACGGATTCTTTGTTCAACATCGCATTCACAGAGAAATGCTTGCCGATGTCGCGCAGGAAATCCAAGCAGTTCATGCCGCCGAACCAATCGTGGTTGTTGGCCATAATCGCGGCATTGTCGCCCTCGAAACTCAAAAACGGCTTGAGCTGGTTACGGATTTTTTCCACCCAACCCGCCACGGTTTCAGCTGTATTCAAACTGCGCTCAACCGCTTTAAAACTCGGATCGCCGATCATGCCGGTTGCACCGCCCACCAAAGCCACCGGCGTATGGCCGGCCTGTTGGAAACGGCGCAAAGCCAATACCGGCAGCAAGTGGCCGATATGCAGGCTGTCGGCAGTAGGGTCGAAACCGCAATACAAAGCGATTTTTTGTTCGTTTAATAAAGCGTCTAAGGCTTCGGCATCGGTGGTTTGCGCGATTAAACCGCGGGATTGGAGGTCTTGGATAATTGATTTCATTGGACTCTGTCTAAATTAATTATTGCTACACAATAAGTTGGTAAACCAAACCTTATCAAGATTCTGTTTATTCACTTCAAATTGTTCGGTTGAAACGGGATTAGGCGATTGTTTGCCGGCCCGTTTCAAATATTTTGCATATTTTATTGGATTCGTGCCCGTAAGAGTAGGAATAATGCAGCATTCAGGCCGTCTGAAAAAAGCTTAACGGGCGACTGCTTGCGATGCTTGCTCCAAACCGCGGTTTAAAGATTCAACCATAGCCGTGTAGCCGTCGCCTTGCTGCTCGGTTTTAACATGAAACGGGCGGCTTTCGCCGTTGGGCCACAGTGCATAACCGCTGACCAATGTTTTGCCTTTATAGCTGCCTTGAAATGCCTCTATGTAAATTTTCAGTATCTGCGAACTGTTGCTTCGTGCCGCGGGCACAAACGTATAACGCGGGTTGAGCCTGTTCATTTTGTTGCTGAATCCCGAAGCTAAAGCATTATCGAGCGCACCTGCCCATAAATGGTTGCGGGCGAAGTTAACATGGTAGGCATCGGTTTGGTAAACCAAACCGCCGTTATTGAGCGGTTCGGCAAGGTAAACGCGCACGGCAACTTCGTTCAGGCTTCTGCCCGGATGGCTGTATTGGCTGTCGGGCAGGGTGAAATATTGCGGCACGGAAGTGGCGCATGCACTCAGGGCGAGTAGGGCGCCGGTTATGGTGAGTTTACGCATCAGCGGCTTCCTTTCGGTATGGGGTCTTTAACATTGCTGTTGAAAATTAAAGAGTTGGGTTTTTCTTTTAAGGTATTGATCACCGGTTGGGCATCTTTCAATGTTTTATCTATGCTTTGCAGGGTGGTTTGAACGTCGCTGTATAAAGGCGATTGCGGCGATATGCCTTTAAGGGTTTGGCGCAGTTCGTGCAGGGTTTTATTCAATTCGTTGGGAATATTTTGGGTTTGCGGTTTGCCGAGTAGTGCGTTGGCCGAGTTGAGCGTTGCTCTCAATTCGCGCAAAGATCCGTTTAATTCGCCCACGGTTTTGTCAAGCGGCAATTTGTTGAATTTTTCCAATAAGTTGCCGAGTTGGTCTTGCAGATTGTCCAAACCGCCGTTGCGGCTGGCAATCACGATATTTCCGTTGTAATCGGCCACAGGTTTGAGTTTGGGGCCGTTTGACGGGCTGTCGTCGAGTTCGATCATTTTACTGCCGGTGAGCAGATTGTCTGAAGACAGGGTGGCGGTCAGCCCTTTGTTTAAGGCCGTCTGAAAACGGTTGCGCCAATATTCTTTGCTTTGTGCATCGGCATTGATTTCCAAGCGGTCGGGTTCGATGCGGATGCGTACGGGAATCCAACCGTTATCAAACAGTTTCAGGCTGTCGTTGGGAGCGAAATAAGGCACATCGGCTACGGCGCCGATATTGATGCCTTTGTATTCTACCGGCGAGCCTGAACTCAGCCCGCGCACGCTTTGTTTGAAGAAGGCGGTGTAATACAAAGCGCGCTCGCCGGGAAGGTTGTCTACTTCGCTGCGGTTGCTGTACACCGTGAAAGTGTCTCCATTTGCGGGGGGCAGTCCTTTTTCGCCGCTCACAGGCCTTGAGAAGGCAATCGCTCCGGAAAGCAGAGCCGGAATCGGGGCGGATTCTATACGCACCCCGCCGCCGGTTGCTTCGATATTGATGCCGCTTTGCAGCCAGAATTGGCTGTTTTTGCCGACCAGTTTGTCGTTGGGGCTGGTGATGAATATGGTGTAGTTAACGGTTTGTTCGTTGGGGTCGAACGATGCGCTTTCCACTACGCCGACGCTGAAGTCTTCATACAAAACAGGGCTGCCTACGCTGATCATTTTGTCGTTTTTGCCCACCAGCTTCAGGCGCAAGCCGTGCTGGCCGATGGCGGTAATCGGCGGAATGTCCGACACTTCGAAGCGGTATTGCGTTTCTTCGCTTTTACCGGGGGTGAAGGCAATGTAAGAGCCGGACACCAGCGTGGTCAGCCCGGAAATGCCGCTTTCGTCGATGCGCGGTTTTACCACCCAAAATTGGGTGTCTTTGCGCATCATGTCTTTGGCATCGGCGGTTAAACGTACGGTAACTTCTACGCCTTTGCGGTCGTGTTGCAGACCGATGCGGGTTACGCGGCCGACTTCCACGCTCAATACTTTAACAACCGTATTGTTGACTTCGATGCCGTCCGCACTGTCCATCAGCAGCGTCACTTCAGGCCCTCTGTTGCGGATTTCCTTCATCAGCAGCCAACCGCCTACCAAAAAGGCGATTAAGGGTATCAGCCAGATAACAGAGGTAAATACATTGGTTTTGCGCACCACGGCAGGCACGGGTTTATATTCGTTTTGATGGTGGTTATTCATATTCGGCGTGTTTTACCGTCAGCTTTTCAGACGGCCTCTTGATGTTGGCTTGGTGGTTACGGGCTTTGTCCCACAATAAACGCGGGTCGAAAAAATAAGCGGAAAGCATGGTCAGCAGCACGACCAAACAGAAATATACTGCGGCCGGCCCCGGCACAACCCGTGCCACATGGGTGTGGAAAGAACTCATTAAAATAATGATGACGAAAATATCAATCATCGACCATTTGCCGATGGATTCGGTAAAGCGGTAAATCCGCAGCATGGTTTTGGCACCGGCAGGCAGGCCGTAGCGTGCACTCAGGTTCAAAACCAGCAGCAAAACGATTTTCGCACCGGGTACCAAAATGCTGGCACTGAAGATAATCGCGGCAATCAGTTTGTCGCCTTCGTCCCACATATACACGATGCCGTTGAGAATGGTGTTGATCTGCACCGTGGTGGGATTGGATGAAATCATAATCGGCAGAAGGTTGGCCGGAATATACAGCACGACGGCGGCCACTAAGAAAGCCATCGACACGGCAATGCTTTTGGGGCGGCGCTCATACAGATCGGCACCGCACACGCCGCAGGTAGGCTCTTCGCGGTTGCGGAAATAAAGACAGCGGCTGCAACACACTCGCTCTTCCGAGGCCGTCTGAATGGTGTTTCTGCCTAAAATGCGGTGGATTTTATAATATACCCAATGTTGCGGAATCGACACGGAAGTGCGGATCAGCAGCACGGCCAAGCCGAACATCAAATAAAACGCCGCACCGTATTCGACTTCTGCAACAGAAGAAAGTTTGATGTGTGCCACCAGCGTAGAAATGAAAAATACGTCCACCATAATCCAATGGCGCAGGCGCACCAACGTGCGCGTTGCCGTGCGCAGCCCCGGATAAGCCCTGCCTTGCAGTAACGCCGTATAAACATAAAGGCACAACAGCAGAAACAGCAGCGGCGTGCCGAATGTCAGCACAAACATCACTTCCGCCAAAAAACCGAAATCAAGCAAAATCAGCTTACGCATCATCGACGGCAGCGATTGGATAGACGTAACCCCCGCCATCGTTACCGTTACAAACATCATCGTATAAACGAAAGACATCAAAATCAAAGATGCGGCCGCATAAGCCAACGGAGCGATATACGGATTTTTTTCGACCTCTACCGCTTCATATCCGCAGTTCGGACAATGCGCTTCCTGCCCTTGCTGCAAACGCGGCAACTCCATACGCTGCCCGCATTCGGGGCAGTCGAGCGTATGGGCAGGCAGTGCCACATGCCGTTGCAGGGTATGGTAACGCCACCAACGGCGGTAGTTTCGAACAGCTTTCACGGTTATTCAGACGGCCTTTAAAAAGCACGGGCGGAAAAATCAAACAGGCGGGTATTATAACTGAAAACGGCAAAATACATTTTTCAGACGGCCTGATGCCGACGCACACGCACCCTTGGGGTCAATCCTGTTACAATTCGCACCTTAATCAACAACGACATCACTTGCATACAGGAAAACGCATGAGTGAGAGTATTTTCATTACCGGCTCCAACCGCGGCATAGGCAAAGCCATTGCTTTGGGGTTGGCTGAAGACGGCTACGACATTGTGGTTCATTGCCGCAGCCGCCGCGAAGAAGCAGAAGCTGTTGCAGAAGAGATACGCACATTGGGCAGACAAGCCCGCGTATTGCAGTTCGACGTATCCGACCGCTCCCGGGCACGCGAGATACTCACAGCCGATATAGAAGCCAACGGCGCTTATTACGGCGTGGTATTGAACGCCGGCCTGACGCGCGACAACGCTTTCCCCGCTTTTGAAGACGAAGATTGGGATGAAGTATTGCGCACCAATTTAGACGGTTTTTACAACGTGCTGCATCCCCTTATCATGCCGATGATCCGCCGCCGCAAAGCCGGGCGCATCGTGTGTATGTCTTCGGTATCCGGCATTGCCGGCAACCGCGGCCAAGTGAATTACAGCGCGTCTAAAGCCGGCATCATCGGCGCGGCCAAAGCATTGGCGGTTGAATTGGCCAAACGCAATATTACCGTCAACTGCGTTGCTCCCGGCTTGATTGATACCGAAATTATCGATGCAAACGTGCCGGTGGAAGAAATATTAAAAGCCGTACCGGCAGCCCGCATGGGAACGCCGGAAGAAGTAGCCCATGCAGTACGCTTTTTGATGGATGAAAAAGCCGCCTATATCACGCGGCAGGTCATTGCAGTAAACGGGGGTTTGTGTTGAAACGGGTAGTGATTACAGGCGTAGGCGGTATTACGGCTTTCGGCCGCGACTGGCCTACTGTTCAGACGGCCTTCAAACGTAAGCGCAATGCGGTGGTCAACATGGGCTGGCAAGAACGGTTTCCCGATTTGGAAGCCCATTTGGGCGCACCGGTTCCCGAATATGCGCCGCCCGCACATTGGACGCGCAAACAGCTGCGCAGTATGGGGCGCGTGTCTTATCTGTGCGTTGATGCTGCGGAGCAGGCTTTGGCCGATGCCGGCCTTTTAGGTGATGAAACCATTAAAGACGGCCGCATGGGTGTGGCCTGTGGTTCGTCAACCGGCAGCACCAAAGATATCCGCGATATCGGTGAATTGCTGTTAACCGGCTCTTCGCGAAATTTCAGCGCCAATACTTATGTGCGCATGATGCCGCACACAACCGCAGCCAATATCGGCATTTTTTTCGGACTCACCGGCCGCATTATTCCCACTTCAAGTGCCTGTTCTTCCGGCAGCCAAGGCATAGGTTATGCTTACGAAGCAATTAAATACGGCATGATAGAGATGATGCTGGCGGGCGGAGGCGAAGAGTTTTGCCCTTCTGAAGTGTATGTTTTCGATTCGCTTTACGCCGCCAGCCGCCGCAATCACGAACCCGAAGCCACACCCCGCCCTTATGATTCGGGGCGCGATGGCTTGGTTATCGGAGAAGGCGCAGGCATTTTGGTTTTGGAAGAATTGGAACATGCCAAAGCCCGGGGCGCGAAGATTTATGCCGAAATTGTCGGATACGGAGCCAACAGCGACGGCTCGCATGTAACCCAGCCCCAAAAAGATACCATGCGCCGCTGCATGGAGTTGGCTTTGAAAGATGCGGGCATACGCCCCGAACAAGTGGGTTACGTTAACGGGCACGGTACGGCTACCGAAAAAGGGGATATTGCCGAAACATTGGCTACCGAAGCGGTTTTCGGCCACATTCCCATGAGTTCGCAAAAAAGCTACTTCGGCCACACTTTAGGTGCGTGCGGTGCGCTGGAGTCTTGGTTTTCAATAGAAATGATGAACGGCAACTGGTTTGCCCCTACCATTAATTTGGAAAATATCGATCCGTTATGCGGCAAGGTAGATTATATCCGCGGAGACGGGCGGGAAATCCATACCGATTATGTGATGAACAACAACTTCGCATTCGGCGGCGTGAATACTTCACTGATTTTCAAACGCTGGCAGGAATAATGCGTATTTTTTAAGAATCAATACATTATTAATATAGCCGCAGGGTGGTGCATCTTGCTTCTATGAAAGCATGGTTAATCAGTTAAGTTATAAGTTCGGACCATATAATTCAGACGGCCCCAACCGAATGTAACATTAAGCGGTTGAGGCCGTCTGAATCATT comes from the Neisseria dumasiana genome and includes:
- a CDS encoding beta-ketoacyl-ACP synthase, whose translation is MLKRVVITGVGGITAFGRDWPTVQTAFKRKRNAVVNMGWQERFPDLEAHLGAPVPEYAPPAHWTRKQLRSMGRVSYLCVDAAEQALADAGLLGDETIKDGRMGVACGSSTGSTKDIRDIGELLLTGSSRNFSANTYVRMMPHTTAANIGIFFGLTGRIIPTSSACSSGSQGIGYAYEAIKYGMIEMMLAGGGEEFCPSEVYVFDSLYAASRRNHEPEATPRPYDSGRDGLVIGEGAGILVLEELEHAKARGAKIYAEIVGYGANSDGSHVTQPQKDTMRRCMELALKDAGIRPEQVGYVNGHGTATEKGDIAETLATEAVFGHIPMSSQKSYFGHTLGACGALESWFSIEMMNGNWFAPTINLENIDPLCGKVDYIRGDGREIHTDYVMNNNFAFGGVNTSLIFKRWQE